The DNA segment cacacacaccccccccaccccggttcGCCGCCGGTAGGAACCGCGTTGCCTTTCCCAACCCCGGGGGGACGGACCGCGGAGGAGGGCGGGTAGGCCTGTGTTTTGGAGCGGGGCGGGggttgtgtgtatgtgtgtgtgaggggcggggggggggggggcaaagcaGCGGAGGAGGGGGGTAAGGGGGGGGTtgaggtgtgtgggggggggtggcggcgAGCCGCGGGCCGCGCCGGCGGTGACCCggcccccttctcctccctccttcccctccctccctcccgctcGGCCCATTGTGCTGTGGAGACAAAATGGCGGCGGGCGGCCGTTGGGCCGGGGGTGAGtgaggggagggctgggggggctcagGAATTGgaaggggtgtgtgtggggggggtctGCGCTACTGCGCTACGTGTGGGTGTGTGTCCCCTcaggttcccccccccccccggagccgcCCCTCGCGCTGGGGGGGGGATCGCGCccggttttggggggggggagcggggtgTCGCGCCGTGCTCTCTTTCCagcccccccaccaccacccccatttcccgccgccgccgctttgTTCTCGCCGCGTTTGCAAATGGCGGCAGCGGCCCGCCTGccccttcacccccccccccccgcctccgctaaccatcccccccccccccccgtggccGTCGGTTCCCGCGTGGGGCCGGGCGGTGCTGCCCGtgtgggagcggggaggagggaaaggtcggtcctgggggggggggcgggggcgaCGACACGAcccttcccgcccccccccccccccagggcctGCAGGCTTCTCCCCGCTGTCTCgggtgggtgtggggggggtggggggcacaggTGAGGTGGAAACATCCCCTTTGGTGTGATTTACATCCCTACCTCCTCCCATCAGGGACAGGACCGCGCTCTCCTCTCCTAAACTTCGCTCTCCAGGGTTTTTATCCGGGTTCTCCCATTGCTTCCTTGCAATTCCCCTTGTTCTCATTGATCCCGTTATTTGTAGCTGGAcggttcagaaaaaaatgttttaaaaaatccgCTTTGCAAGAGCCAACAGCTTTTGTTTGCCATCACCTCGGTCGGCCAGGTAGCCTTGTGATGGGGAATAGATGCTGTCGGTGTCCTTAGACCTGGAAGAGCTTTGCCTGCCAGGGCAGCCATCCCCACACAAACAAAAGCCAGGCATTAAGGCTTTGCGTTCCTTCAGTCATCCTCTTCAGGTACGATAGGCTGAAAATGACTAATTCTTTCTTAAAACGTAGAAGGTTTCTAAAACGAAGTGCGCTTCTTCACGTGCGTTAAGCTTTTCCCTGATCTAGGGCCGAGTTTTCAACCTTTTGCATTCTCTTTATCGTTTTCTTATCCACCCCCACGCCAACAAATGTTTTGGAGAGTCTGCTCATGCTGTCAGAAGACTCGAATTGAGTGGAAAGTTTGTTGGTGAAATCAAGCTGGTAGGGGAAATGGTAggagggggagagcagagcaggtgaGGCTTAAAACAAGGGTGGAATTTAAaagtttctcctttttctcaaaTTTTAGTGATGATCGGCCTCAAGAGCAATGTCAGGAATTGGGTGTTATTGAGCAcgtttgtatttttaacttgttcTGTGGTTCTTTTCCCCAAGAGGCACGAATCCTGTGATGCTGCAGCATCAGCTCCTGGGTTCTCACTTGAAAGGAACTTCAGTGATTTCAAGAGCGCTAACGTCCGTCTTTAGAAATCGCAGGAAACGGGACGCTCGTTTCTGAGGCTGTTGTAGTATTTTCTGACTGTAGAAACAGCTGCCTCACTAGGTTGTATTTCAACTTAGTTCTTACCTTGCTTGGAGGAAATTAAGggagctttaagaaaaataactgcataCAGAGTGTATGAGTTCTTCAGGGTCCAGTCCAACGTAGGAGTGGATTGGGAGGCTGGCACCCGCAAACATGAGAAGATGCCTTGTGGGTTCTTGCAGGTAGCTTGGGAATAATTCTCCCCGCTCAGCGGGCACTAGCATCTGGGTTTAATTACAGTTAGATCCAGATTTCTAACACTACCAAAGTTGTCCTGTGCATAAACATTTGCAGGATTGGAATCGGAGGTATTTCTGTGCCGTGGAATAGTCTGTACAGCGATGGCAGCTCGAGGAAATGAGCTTTCCCAATTTTATCCTAGAAAATTCTTCAGTAAGCCCCAGCTCTGTTTGTAAAACAAGTAGCGCAGCAGGGTCCCGATTTCTGCCCAGGCCCTTCATGTTACTTTATAGAGTTGTAATGGCATTACTCTAGTAAAGCACTAAGTATTTGGGCAGTTAGTtacttgttttattattattccagtATCCTGGATACTTTATACTATTCCAGTATCTTGGACACTTCATACTTAAGATCGGTCGGGCTTACTTGCAGTTTGTGTCATCTGTAAAGTGTAAAAAGTAAAGCGTTGGGTTTGCGAGCTGTATGTAGCAATGACCGGCgaggctgggaaggggctgACTCAAGGCAGGTTCcagtggaaaaaagcaaaagcaagcttCAGTCTGGTTTCATTTTGAGTGAAACTCATTCAAAACGGAAGGACTTCCAGAGAAGCAAGATTTGGTTGTGAGCTCTGGAATCATTGAGGCGTGATTGACGAGTTTCTCCAGCAGTGTTTCCGAAAGCCTTAGTTACCAAGCAGTTTTGATGTGTACTTGGTTGTACAATGAAGTGAAACAGCTGGTGGATGCAGATGACGATGACCTTCATCTCTAGCATCTTCAGGTGCTGAGGCTCTTCCTTTGCCTCACTTGTGCTAAGGCTTTTAAATGGCACATCACAATTCTTGGAGTTACCATGAAACATTGGGTGTTTGCAGGACTGGGATTGCCCCTGCGTGGTTTCAGTTAGAGGTAAATCAAGAGTTTTATTAAAGATGTTTGGTCAAATTAATGACCATGAATCAAGCAACTGCTGATTCTTATGCTAGTTGCACAGGAAATGACGATACTGATGCCAAAGAGTCGATCCTGGTGGGTGCAGGGTGGCATTTTGAAGTTCTTGCCAGAAGCCTGCTTGCATCTGAAGGCGATCTTGGGAAGCTGTCTTCTCCCACAAAGCATAAGCCAGTCCTGCAGGACGCAAATGTTTCTCTGCTCGAAGGCCCCTTGGCTAAAACTGAGCAACAAAGTGCTTGAATTTTAACGAAAGAAGTTCACAGCCTCAGCTGGGGCTTACGCTATCGGGGTGGGTTAGTTCCCTTCGAAAACGGCTTCTCGTTCGGAACTAAGCTGTTGCAGTTTCAGCTTAGCCTGTTGGATTTTAGGAGTTGAGAGCGCTTGCTTCAAAAGCAGGTATGCTGGTGTAGGTTTATACTAATTCTGCCCGATAAAGTAAGTGAAGAGACTCGATGGAGCCACTGAACTTGTCTCGTACTGATCCTAATTAAAAGCAGGCTTGTTTACTTTGGGGCCGTAAAATGAATTTGGGGTAAAAAGTGGTATGTGGCAAAAAGATCTTTACAAATAGTTGCTTCTGAGTAGCACGAATGAAAGCTATCGCCTCGCTTGGCAACCGGGCAATGGCAGCCTGGTTCTTTACTTCGTGGAATTATATTAGCGTGTAGACTGTTAATTTTCCCAGCAGGCTGCTCCGGCATGTGTCGGGGAGTGCTTTACCTTCAGTGtgctttgttttagaaatatgaGCAGGAGCTTTTGGAAAAATCCAATTTCAATGGGAAAGCCTCTTGGGAATAAAGAGCCAAAATAATATACTTATGGCCGCGAACGAGCAGTAGGAGGGAAAATCGAGCAGTTGGGTGCAGCTCAGGCTCCTGGGATGTCTCTGCTTCTGCGGGATGTTGTATGAGGGAATGGTTCAAAGAGTTTGCCGTGTGCAGCGTGCTTGGCTGTTGCTCCACAGCTGAGCTGGTGGATGGTAAATGAGCGTATGGTGCTCGTTAAACTGCTGGGCAGGTAAAACTGAGCAGTTAATGCAAACCCTCTTTGAGGGCAGCCTGTGCAAGTTGGGGTGACAGCAGTGTGACAGCATTGGCTGTAACCGTTATCGTGGGCACTGTTCGCGTCTTAAGAATATAAGTCATCAGGAGCGGAAAACGGGGCTTTCACTAACAAGTTTGCATACTTCTCATTTCTGTTATTGCTTCCAATTATCAATTCCAGTTATTTCTGTTCCTACACACAGTCAGCAAGCAGGCTGCGGGGAAGGACCAGCCTGCCAGCGTTGCTAACtggttttttgttgctttcagaTTACAGAAAAGTGTGGTACTGGTACAGTCTTTTTGGTGGAAGAATCTAAATAAGCACATTTTGAAGGCTCGGACagacattcaaaagcaaaaatggtaAGGATCGGGAGGTGTCAGACTCGCAAGATGAGTATCCGCATTTCAGCTCTctctaaaattgttttaaaatcccttttcaGCGACCAATGCGTATTTTTGTGAACGACGACCGCCATGTGATGGCCAAACATTCGGCCGTTTATCCGacacaggaggagctggaggcagtTCAGAATATGGTGTCCCACACGGAGCGAGCACTCAAAGCTGTCTCCGACTGGATCGATGAGCAAGAAAAAGTCAGTGGGGAGCAGCCAGAAACAGAGTCCATGGagacagcagctgaagaggaaaacaaggaaggaGGGTAAGGAACATCACCGAACATGTGTTTCTAAGGGGCACTGTCGGAAGTAGTAGCACCTTCTTACTTAGATTAGTAAAAATCCGCTCGCTGGAGGTGGAAGAGTTGTTTTCCCTGGCTGTGGAATTAAGAGGAATTAACTAACCCGGGACTGAAGCGACTGTTCCCATGCAGGTGTAGTAAATCCTTCAGCGGGGGTCATGCAGCGTGTTTAATCTTTGCAGCTCTATCCCTTAGCTTGGGTTGAGCGTTCGTGCTTACCTGGCTGCAGTTAACTTCTTGTAGTTTTGAAGCCGTCGTGACTGTAGCCTGTGTGTTTGCAGGGATCAGAAGGCCACAGAGCAGTTGACTAGGACCCTGCGTGGAGTGATGCGTGTAGGGCTGGTAGCAAAAGGCCTGTTACTGAAGGGGGACTTGGATCTTGAGCTAGTTCTTTTGTGCAAAGATAAACCCACCACAGATCTCCTGGAGAAAGTAGCTGACAATCTCGGAGTACAGCTTGCTGTGAGTAAAACCTTTCAATGTTTGTGCGTGCTTGTGACAGAACAACCGAAATAGGTTTTAAATGGTTAAAAAGGTACCGATGACATTTGTTTTGATaccctttttctgtcttggaaaagtaattttcatagGCATGTAGTGTTATTCTGGAATTGCCTTGATAAATGAACTTCCCTTTATTagctgaagttttgttttttagttttgtttttttgtttttgttttttagcaaGGTCTATAGACCTTGCTTTTTGCTGGAAAAGAATGTTGCAAATCActcagaaattaattaagacTTCCGCTAAGCGGTGAAATTATATTGCAGGCTATTACTGAAGACAAATACGAAATAATCCAGTCAGTTGGTGATGCTGCAATTGTAATTAAGAACACAAAAGAGCCACCGTTGACACTGACCATCCACTTGACGTCGCCCGTagtcagagaagaaatggaaaaacagttaGCTGGAGGTATGGAAGACTGAAAACAGCCGACAGTTGGTTGGAAACCCGTACATTTCCGTTGCTAATTCACTGTTAAAGCGTGCTCTTCAGTTTCAGCCGAAGCAGCAACGATTATTTTTGTGCAAATTCAAAATTCCGTATGACAACACCAACCTCATGAGATCACGGTCACGGTTTATTCAGACTGAGCTTCCGAAACTGAGTAGCACCTTTCAGatgggattttgctttttttttttttttaatcctttttcttttcttttttttttttcttgggccTTTAGTTCACTAATACGTCATCTTGTTGTATTAATCTTGTTTTGTACCTAGCCACGTAAGTGGCCTGCACAgtgacataaaaatataaaccagatacatttaaaaagatTCTTGAAGGCTTCTTGTTAAATGACTTGCATGTACATGAAATTGGATGTTCCACGCAGTTTGTGTTGCAGCAAGAATGATAGCTGCTCTGGGTCTCCTCAATTGGCTGTTTCATCAGCTAAAGTTCAGAATTCCAGAAAGTGATGCAGAGTTTTGGATAAAGTTAGCTTCTCCATTCGCTCTCAAATTCCCTTTGGAATAAGAATTCACAGACTGGTTTTTTTGCGCTTGAATTGCTTCACTACGATGGGTTCTGTATCGTAGGCATCGCGCTGTGGAATTGGTGGATGTCAAACGCTCGCTCTGTGCACTAGCCTTATCTAAAACCCTGGTCTTGAGAAACTTTGCGCTTTTTCAAACCATATCTTCAattttgctgcagcacagactgGAAGATATCTTTGTGCTCTATTGACTGTCTATGGTTTTGATATCTGACCTCGTCTACCAAGCCTTCTAGTTTGTCAATTTTAGGGACGCTGGACCTTTGACCAACAGGACGCTCTCTGTCACGGGTTGGGGCCAGGGCAGTCAAGCCTTATGGGCGGAGGGGGTTCCCTTGATCCTCGCAAAGCTTTTCCCCCCACTTCTCCACTAAAGCTAAACACAGAGTGggggtttattttaaatttccctTTGTTACCTATTACTGGCCTCATACGCTACCACTGCATTCGAGTCGCAAAGGATTTCTGTCCTCTCCCATCGAGTTTCACGCCCCATCTCCTCGTTGCAGAATAGATTTCAGTCCATCCCTGTTAATTGAACTTCCCGCCCCCCCCTCTGCAGTTTTAATTTCTAAGCAAGGCCGCTAGGCGAGCGCACTGCAGACCCATCCTTCCAGGTTACAGGATCTAGATCAGGATCTTTTGGGAGCCTCAGCTGCCCGTTAGGAAGCTGCCTCATCCCCTCTCCGCCTGACAGAACCCCCTTGGTCAAACTGTGCCTTGTCTTCTTATTCCATCCACGAATAGAAACGCTATCAGTCAACGACTCCCCGGACGTTCTGGACAGGCAGAAATGCCTTGCTGCCTTGGCGTCACTGCGACACGCCAAGTGGTTCCAGGTTTGCATTTTGTTCTTATATTTGTCTTTAAGTAGAAAATTTGTAAACTATTAAGGGGctaactatttttttatttttttttttatttaaaatactttaacgTCGGATGATAGTTAGACGTGCTGGACTTAGCGTCTGTCAACGGTACAGTTGCTAAAGAAGCACTTAAGCGAATTAAACGTTTGGAAGGAACCTTTTTTAAAGAGTAGATGcatagctgctgctttgtgttaAGAGTAATGTTGCCTTTGTACACTCCAGTTATTGTTATAAGTTATAAAATGGTAACGCGAAATACTGTTTACCCTTGACAAAGTAGCACCGCAAAAATGAATGTCTGCGAATGAGCAGTTTTGGTGTTTTTATTGAATGTATGTCTGCTTTTGATTCTTATTCTAGGCCAGGGCTAACGGGCTGAAGTCGTGCGTCATAGTGATACGAGTGTTGCGAGATCTGTGTACTCGGGTTCCTACTTGGGCACCGCTGAGAGGATgggtaatttttccttttttgtttcgttttttgggggtttggtaCCACTTCTCCAAGCTGGCGTTCAGCTCTCTTCAGTCTGCGCACGTTCTGTTTCATACGTTAGAGGTTTATGTAGTACGAACAAGGTTTCTGCCCTTAAAAGATACGTTTCAAACATCTACAGTGTAAATCGTTTTATCAGTTAACAATTTCTACAGTGTAAATCGTTAATCGTTTGTGAATTTGAAGCAGCTTCTGGCCGTAATGGCAGCGCAAGCGCCTACCTTTGCTCCTCTCACTTTTCCAAACTGTCTTTCAGCCTCTAGAGCTGCTGTGTGAGAAATCTATTGGAACTGCTAACAGACCCATGGGCGCTGGCGAGGCTCTGAGGAGAGTTCTTGAATGCCTTGCCTCGGGAATCGTTATGCCAGGTTAGGTGGTTCTctgcatttacatttcaaagcGAAGCTGAAATGAAACGCGGTTGAAGCTTCGAGGCGCGGTTACCTTGCATTAGTGTTTGAGAAGTCCCTTGTTATATGTGCGGGCAGCCTAGATTCGGAGCTCAGAAAGCCCCCAGCGTACACGGGTACTACAGTACCTTGCTGTTACTTAGGGCACGTGTGTTCAAAGCTACGGACCCATGACGTTAAACCCCCGTAGAGAGAGGTACCAGTTTCTGCAAGCGTAAAATTGGTTCCCTGAGTGGTCGTGACCAGCTTCACTGGTAATTGTACGTGTAAAATGGTCCAGACAAGTTTCAGAATGTTGGACATTGGATGGATCATGTCAGTCCGTGTTCTTCTTCGAGATGAGTGTTGATTGATGCCAAGGGAATACTTAGTTTAGTTTCTTTAGAAACACCAGGATAATTCTCTGCATATCTTCCTTGTTTCCTGCCTTCAGATGGTTCTGGTATTTATGATCCTTGTGAAAAAGAAGCCACTGATGCTATTGGGCATCTAGACAGACAACAAAGGGAAGATATCACACAGAGTGCTCAGGTATAGTTTTGACTACAGATGTTACGAAAACTTAATCAGTTCAACTGACTCTGAACTTCCATATTGGTTAATGGTAGTATAGTAACCTCACGGAGGTCGGTGttaacttttttaatatctagtcaagtaaaagaaataaaaatgggtCCCACACCAATAAGGAATTTGTAGCTTGGCCAACCAGAAGCAAAGTATCAGGTTTTAAATAGTGACTTGCTACCATGACCCGTATTTTGGGTTGAACTTCAAAAATTCAGAGAGTCCTATTTAAACTGATGAGGATTTCTGTGTAGGGGTGGGTAGAATGTTCCTGTCTGAAACTGTGCAGGGAACAGAGATTGGTGGAGCCGCTTGCGCGTCCCAGTAACACATGTTTAATCTTTCTAGCACGCTCTGAGACTTGCTGCTTTTGGCCAGCTTCACAAAGTCTTGGGGATGGATCCCCTACCTTCCAAAATGCCCAAGAAACCAAAGAACGAAAACCCCGTTGACTATACTGGTAGGTACTTGGAGGCGGGCTGGGGGGGTAAACCCCACAAACCACGTTTCCAAGGCTTTTTGCTGCTCTTGTTGCTGGAAACTGGAATACTTAGGGGTTTTTGTTGTGATTGTTACAGTCCAGATTCCTCCCAGTACAACGTATGCTGTCACCCCAATGAAGCGTCCAATGGAGGAGGACGGAGAGGAGAAATCTcccagcaaaaagaaaaagaagattcaGAAAAAAGGTATTGAGTTAACAAGAGGTAGGTACAAATGGCTACCCGAGAGCTGTTCTCAGGCTGAGGCGGGGGGCAGGTTGTGGAAGAACTCTTGCAGGTGTTTGGTCTTGGGTGACACTGTAAATAGGGGCTACAGGgcatgtgaatttaaaaaacccaaaacgtTAACACTGTAAGATTTTTACTTGGTATAACTTAAACTCTcacaaggaggaaaacacagatCAGAGCTTGTCTGAAATCAGTTATGCTTCTTTGAAAGAGGTGACAAACATCCCCaaacttctgttgtttttttttctccattcagaGGAAAAACTCGAACCTCCCCAGGCCATGAATGCACTGATGAAACTAAACCAGCTAAAACCCGGGCTCCAGTACAAACTTGTGTCTCAGACTGGTCCTGTTCACGCTCCTATCTTTACAATGTCTGTGGAAATCGATGGCAGCACGTTTGAGGCATCAGGACCTTCCAAAAAGACAGCCAAATTGCACGTGGCAGTGAAGGTAAGAGCTGTGTACGTTAATTCCTGCCAGAGGGCTCTCGTTAGGAGGCAGCTTGATTGCTGACCTCTCAAAGTTGAAAAGGGCAACCAGATTGATGGCGATAACAGTCATGACAACAACCATGTATGAAAAATGTCATAAACCCTTCAGGACAGACAGGGGAGAAAGTTAAAACACCAAGACAGTGTAGTCTGTTATGCGTGAGGTCTCAGGGCAGAGGACTTCGTACCTCCTAGGCCTTGAAGTGCCTGCGGGATTTGGGGAATGCGTAGCCCTTgaacagaattaataaaaagattCTTGAGCAGCCTTCTCGAGTATTTACCCCAAAATGGGTAGGGCACATGAGAGCCAGTGGTTCTTTGAGGTAAGTACTGTTCAGTAATCTCTCTGACTCTCCTTACCCTAGGTGTTGCAAGATATGGGTTTACCCACAGGAGTGGAGGGCAAAGAATCTGGGAAAGGAGACGAATCAGCAgaggaaacagagcagaaacCAGTCGTTGTCGCTCCTCCTCCTGTAGTAGAAACTGTCTCGACGCCCACTGCTGCGTCTCCTCCTTCAGATCAAACCCCAGAGGTGAGCACAGtcaaagaaggggaaaagggtgGCTCTCATTCTTTGGGATGATGTTGTAGGACATCATCGGAAGCGCCTTTTAGCAACAGGTTGCTATAACGGTGCACTGTACAGTTCAGTTACTGTCACGATACAATTTACGAGGTAAAAACATCAGGCAAGCTTATTC comes from the Aquila chrysaetos chrysaetos unplaced genomic scaffold, bAquChr1.4, whole genome shotgun sequence genome and includes:
- the LOC115338380 gene encoding LOW QUALITY PROTEIN: interleukin enhancer-binding factor 3-like (The sequence of the model RefSeq protein was modified relative to this genomic sequence to represent the inferred CDS: deleted 1 base in 1 codon), yielding MRPMRIFVNDDRHVMAKHSAVYPTQEELEAVQNMVSHTERALKAVSDWIDEQEKVSGEQPETESMETAAEEENKEGGDQKATEQLTRTLRGVMRVGLVAKGLLLKGDLDLELVLLCKDKPTTDLLEKVADNLGVQLAAITEDKYEIIQSVGDAAIVIKNTKEPPLTLTIHLTSPVVREEMEKQLAGETLSVNDSPDVLDRQKCLAALASLRHAKWFQARANGLKSCVIVIRVLRDLCTRVPTWAPLRGWPLELLCEKSIGTANRPMGAGEALRRVLECLASGIVMPDGSGIYDPCEKEATDAIGHLDRQQREDITQSAQHALRLAAFGQLHKVLGMDPLPSKMPKKPKNENPVDYTVQIPPSTTYAVTPMKRPMEEDGEEKSPSKKKKKIQKKEEKLEPPQAMNALMKLNQLKPGLQYKLVSQTGPVHAPIFTMSVEIDGSTFEASGPSKKTAKLHVAVKVLQDMGLPTGVEGKESGKGDESAEETEQKPVVVAPPPVVETVSTPTAASPPSDQTPENVKQQGPILTKHGKNPVMELNEKRRGLKYELISETGGSHDKRFVMEVEVDGQKFQGAGSNKKVAKAYAALAALEKLFPDAPVAIEQNKKKRPPVPARGGPKFAVKQHNPGFGMGGPMHNEVPPPPNMRGRGRGGNIRGRGRGRGGFGGNHGGYMNAGAGYGSYGYGGNSATAGYSQFYSNGGHSNSGSGGGGGGGGSSGYGSYYQGGDKLQLGPFPHEHGGKKQQHGGQQKPSYGSGYQSHQGQQQQSYNQNQYSNYGPPQGKQKGYNHGQGNYSSYSNSYNSPGGGGSDYNYESKFSYGGNSGRGGGGNNYSGGASYNTGSHGGYGGGSGGGGSSYQGKQGGYSSQSNYNSPGSGQNYSGPPSSYQASQGGYGRNDHSMNYQYR